From Anopheles funestus chromosome 3RL, idAnoFuneDA-416_04, whole genome shotgun sequence, a single genomic window includes:
- the LOC125768657 gene encoding dnaJ homolog subfamily B member 6 isoform X2, protein MVDYYKVLEVSRTASEAEIKKAYKKLALRWHPDKNPDNPEESNRRFKEISEAYEVLSDEKKRRIYDQYGKDGLINNGSDRYHQSTRHRRHNGSSGMDDFEFFGFPFTFRDPEDVFREFFGGSPFDELFRISQPAHQHARRANGATNGHHHHHQRHSHPQNIISSPFMTPLMSFGLMDDFFNNGHMAQRGGMSSVSEYSYSGGGPVKRTSTSTTFVNGKKLMTKKVYENGTETIMSYENDVLKSKTVNGVAQAIPYNH, encoded by the exons ATGGTGGACTATTACAAAGTTCTGGAAGTGTCCAGAACAGCATCAGAGGCTGAAATCAAAAAGGC GTACAAAAAATTGGCCCTTCGATGGCATCCAGACAAAAATCCCGATAATCCAGAAGAATCCAACAGACGGTTTAAGGAAATTTCGGAAGCCTACGAAGTACTGTCCGATG AAAAGAAACGCCGCATCTACGATCAGTACGGTAAGGATGGTCTGATAAACAATGGATCCGATCGATATCATCAAAGCACGCGACATCGACGACACAATGGCAGCAGTGGCATGGACGATTTCGAGTTCTTCGGCTTCCCGTTCACATTCCGCGACCCGGAGGATGTGTTCCGAGAGTTCTTCGGTGGATCACCATTCGATGAGTTGTTTAGAA TTAGTCAACCTGCGCATCAGCATGCGCGTCGGGCAAATGGCGCCACCAACGggcatcatcaccaccatcaacgACACTCGCACCCGCAAAACATCATCTCGTCACCGTTCATGACACCGTTGATGAGCTTCGGTCTGATGGATGATTTCTTCAACAACGGGCACATGGCACAGCGGGGCGGTATGAGTTCCGTGTCCGAGTACAGCTACAGTGGCGGTGGTCCCGTCAAGCGTACCTCCACCTCGACCACCTTCGTCAATGGCAAGAAGTTGATGACGAAAAA GGTGTACGAGAATGGTACGGAAACCATTATGTCCTACGAGAACGATGTACTAAAATCAAAGACTGTAAATGGGGTCGCTCAAGCTATACCATACAACCATTAA
- the LOC125768663 gene encoding NEDD8-conjugating enzyme UBE2F-like encodes MITLARKKKESGNGGSGGNGGSTTGNSGPLSDAPKRISIREFLLVKEVQELEQNLPTTCKVTFHDPNVLSEFTLVISPNEGFWCGGRFKFSILVPEEYNMAPPKVKCLTKLWHPNISVDGDICLSLLRLNSIDGLGWAPTRRLKDVIWGLNSLFTDLLNFDDPLNIEAAEQYSKDKERFQAKVREYVSAYARR; translated from the exons ATGATCACACTTGCCCGCAAGAAGAAAGAATCGGGTAACGGAGGCAGTGGCGGAAACGGTGGTTCCACGACCGGAAATAGCGGTCCCCTCTCCGATGCACCGAAACGGATATCAATCCGTGAGTTTCTGCTCGTCAAAGAAGTACAGGAGCTGGAACAGAACTTACCAACCACCTGCAAGGTGACGTTCCACGATCCGAACGTACTGAGCGAGTTCACACTAGTCATCAGTCCGAACGAAGGATTCTGGTGCGGAGGTCGTTTCAAGTTTAGTATTCTCGTGCCGGAAGAGTACAACATGGCG CCTCCGAAAGTGAAATGTCTTACCAAGCTATGGCACCCGAACATATCCGTCGATGGTGATATTTGTCTTTCATTGCTCCGGCTCAACTCGATCGATGGTCTTGGATGGGCACCGACACGCCGCCTCAAGGACGTCATCTGGGGCCTCAACTCACTCTTCACC GACCTGCTAAACTTTGACGATCCGCTCAATATTGAAGCGGCGGAACAGTATTCCAAAGACAAGGAGCGCTTCCAGGCGAAGGTGCGCGAATACGTATCCGCATACGCGAGAAGATAA
- the LOC125768657 gene encoding dnaJ homolog subfamily B member 6 isoform X1, which produces MVDYYKVLEVSRTASEAEIKKAYKKLALRWHPDKNPDNPEESNRRFKEISEAYEVLSDAYKRHIYDNRGTRRSATNSTTGGTTGSYSAFTNRDYSRNGGYDHYHHHRYGSGGSRYGSTGGRENSSSSRTFSFKGFFETTPFFRFFEKKRRIYDQYGKDGLINNGSDRYHQSTRHRRHNGSSGMDDFEFFGFPFTFRDPEDVFREFFGGSPFDELFRISQPAHQHARRANGATNGHHHHHQRHSHPQNIISSPFMTPLMSFGLMDDFFNNGHMAQRGGMSSVSEYSYSGGGPVKRTSTSTTFVNGKKLMTKKVYENGTETIMSYENDVLKSKTVNGVAQAIPYNH; this is translated from the exons ATGGTGGACTATTACAAAGTTCTGGAAGTGTCCAGAACAGCATCAGAGGCTGAAATCAAAAAGGC GTACAAAAAATTGGCCCTTCGATGGCATCCAGACAAAAATCCCGATAATCCAGAAGAATCCAACAGACGGTTTAAGGAAATTTCGGAAGCCTACGAAGTACTGTCCGATG CATACAAACGACACATCTACGACAACCGGGGTACGCGAAGGAGTGCGACCAACAGTACTACCGGTGGCACTACCGGCAGCTACAGTGCCTTTACCAACCGCGACTACAGTCGCAACGGAGGCTATGAccattaccatcatcatcgctaCGGGTCCGGCGGAAGCCGGTACGGTTCGACCGGTGGCCGGGAGAACAGTAGCAGCAGTCGTACGTTTTCGTTTAAAGGATTTTTTGAGACGACGCCGTTTTTCCGCTTCTTTG AAAAGAAACGCCGCATCTACGATCAGTACGGTAAGGATGGTCTGATAAACAATGGATCCGATCGATATCATCAAAGCACGCGACATCGACGACACAATGGCAGCAGTGGCATGGACGATTTCGAGTTCTTCGGCTTCCCGTTCACATTCCGCGACCCGGAGGATGTGTTCCGAGAGTTCTTCGGTGGATCACCATTCGATGAGTTGTTTAGAA TTAGTCAACCTGCGCATCAGCATGCGCGTCGGGCAAATGGCGCCACCAACGggcatcatcaccaccatcaacgACACTCGCACCCGCAAAACATCATCTCGTCACCGTTCATGACACCGTTGATGAGCTTCGGTCTGATGGATGATTTCTTCAACAACGGGCACATGGCACAGCGGGGCGGTATGAGTTCCGTGTCCGAGTACAGCTACAGTGGCGGTGGTCCCGTCAAGCGTACCTCCACCTCGACCACCTTCGTCAATGGCAAGAAGTTGATGACGAAAAA GGTGTACGAGAATGGTACGGAAACCATTATGTCCTACGAGAACGATGTACTAAAATCAAAGACTGTAAATGGGGTCGCTCAAGCTATACCATACAACCATTAA
- the LOC125768662 gene encoding DNA translocase FtsK-like, giving the protein MMRSSFFKCISCIVSLVLTNVHTTGAIPMVKSGPGIEIMPAEFSQDGNLNYVVVDGNNNAKTPTVTPTVSQPPVQTQQQYQYVQPQPQKPVRQQSPQIQYQQPDTQQPQYQPYYETPYQRPQYAQPVEYPAQPPYYGEPSSAYSPYYPSTGPVGERVGFSDGFSRPTSSRYSPLGAIGSIGSSLPSTLSAGASLLGAALLFG; this is encoded by the exons ATGATGCgttcatctttttttaaatgcatttccTGTATCGTTAGTTTGGTTTTAACTAACGTGCACACAACCGGAGCTATTCCGATGGTGAAGTCCGGCCCCGGAATAGAAATTATGCCGGCAGAATTTTCACAGGATGGAAACCTTAACTACGTCGTTGTTGATGGAAATAATA aTGCAAAAACTCCTACCGTGACTCCTACCGTTAGTCAGCCTCCGGTACAGACGCAGCAGCAGTATCAATATGTGCAACCTCAGCCACAGAAGCCGGTACGCCAACAATCCCCCCAAATCCAGTATCAACAACCAGACACGCAACAACCGCAGTATCAGCCGTACTATGAAACACCGTACCAACGGCCCCAATACGCACAACCCGTGGAATATCCGGCTCAACCCCCGTATTACGGTGAACCATCATCAGCTTACTCACCTTACTATCCAAGCACCGGTCCTGTTGGAGAAAGAG ttggaTTTTCGGATGGCTTTTCACGCCCGACCAGTTCGCGATATTCTCCGCTTGGTGCTATCGGTTCGATCGGCTCTTCGCTACCGTCAACTTTATCTGCCGGAGCGTCATTACTTGGTGCTGCTTTACT atTCGGATAA